One stretch of Streptomyces sp. NBC_00443 DNA includes these proteins:
- a CDS encoding ABC transporter permease: protein MTAYALTDSWTMTRRELAHWARQPVQVVVNLIFPVMLLLMFGYLIGGGRGLQGSYIDYLVPGMLALTMAFGLEGTMIAVTQDLNKGVIDRFRSMPMANGAVLVGRSVADMLQSALALSALMGIGYALGWRAGGGPGAFLGAVGLLLLFRFAMLWIGIHLALVAGKPEMVQAVQILVWPIGFLSNAIALPESMPGWLGTVVEWNPMSQTATAVRDLFGGTGTDGVGAAIVWPLVLLAVFFPLAVRRFGRLSR, encoded by the coding sequence GTGACCGCGTACGCACTGACCGACTCCTGGACCATGACCCGCCGCGAACTCGCCCACTGGGCGCGGCAACCCGTGCAGGTCGTGGTCAACCTGATCTTCCCCGTGATGCTGCTGCTGATGTTCGGCTACCTCATCGGCGGCGGCCGGGGCCTGCAGGGCTCCTACATCGACTACCTGGTCCCCGGCATGCTCGCGCTCACCATGGCCTTCGGCCTGGAGGGCACGATGATCGCGGTCACCCAGGACCTCAACAAGGGCGTGATCGACCGCTTCCGGTCCATGCCGATGGCCAACGGGGCGGTGCTGGTGGGCCGTTCGGTGGCCGACATGCTCCAGTCGGCACTGGCCCTGTCCGCCCTGATGGGCATCGGATACGCGCTGGGCTGGCGGGCGGGGGGCGGCCCAGGGGCCTTCCTGGGCGCCGTGGGGCTGCTCCTGCTGTTCCGTTTCGCCATGCTGTGGATCGGCATCCATCTGGCGCTGGTGGCCGGAAAGCCGGAGATGGTGCAGGCGGTGCAGATCCTCGTCTGGCCGATCGGCTTCCTGTCCAACGCCATCGCGCTGCCCGAGTCCATGCCGGGCTGGCTCGGCACGGTCGTCGAGTGGAACCCGATGTCCCAGACGGCCACGGCCGTACGGGACCTGTTCGGCGGCACGGGTACGGACGGCGTCGGGGCGGCGATCGTATGGCCGCTGGTCCTCCTGGCGGTGTTCTTCCCGCTCGCGGTACGGCGGTTCGGACGCCTGAGCCGATAG
- a CDS encoding YbjQ family protein, which yields MGIEEYGGGQEPQPDVLVVTTNDIPGFRVTSVLGEVFGLTVRSRHVGSQIGAGLKSLVGGELKGLTKTLVETRNQAMLRLVEQARARGANGVLAFRFDVSEAADVGTEVCAYGTAVVLAQE from the coding sequence ATGGGCATCGAAGAGTACGGCGGCGGGCAGGAGCCACAGCCCGACGTCCTGGTGGTGACCACCAATGACATTCCCGGCTTTCGGGTCACCTCGGTTCTGGGTGAGGTCTTCGGGCTGACCGTGCGCTCCCGGCACGTGGGCAGCCAGATCGGCGCCGGACTGAAGTCGCTGGTCGGCGGTGAGCTCAAGGGGCTGACCAAGACCCTCGTGGAGACCCGCAACCAGGCCATGCTGCGGCTCGTCGAGCAGGCACGCGCGCGTGGGGCGAACGGCGTCCTGGCGTTCCGCTTCGACGTGTCGGAGGCGGCGGACGTGGGCACCGAGGTGTGTGCCTACGGGACGGCGGTGGTCCTGGCCCAGGAGTGA
- a CDS encoding glutamate decarboxylase, giving the protein MPLHPGNSEAPDDKGGGRRLAVNPFYGETNPVSGMTEAPPTHQLPDAPLPPMTAYQVVHDELMLDGNSRLNLATFVTTWMEPQAGVLMAECRDKNMIDKDEYPRTAELERRCVAMLADLWNAPDPSVAVGCSTTGSSEACMLAGMALKRRWAQRNADRYPGARPNLVMGVNVQVCWDKFCNFWEVEPRLVPMEGERFHLDPQAAAELCDENTIGVVGILGSTFDGSYEPIADLCAALDALQERTGLDVPVHVDGASGAMVAPFLDEELVWDFRLPRVSSINTSGHKYGLVYPGVGWALWRDKEALPEELVFRVNYLGGDMPTFALNFSRPGAQVVAQYYSFLRLGREGYRAVQQASRDVARTVAGAVEKLGDFRLLTRGDQLPVFAFTTAPDIRAYDVFDVSRRLREKGWLVPAYTFPPNREDLSVLRVVCRNGFSEDLAELFVQDLTQLLPELRRQPHPLTQDRGAATGFHH; this is encoded by the coding sequence ATGCCACTGCATCCTGGGAACAGCGAAGCACCGGACGACAAGGGCGGCGGGCGCAGGCTCGCGGTCAATCCCTTCTACGGCGAGACGAATCCGGTCAGCGGCATGACCGAGGCCCCGCCCACACATCAGCTGCCCGACGCTCCCCTGCCGCCGATGACGGCGTACCAGGTGGTGCACGACGAGCTGATGCTGGACGGCAACTCCCGGCTCAACCTGGCCACCTTCGTCACCACCTGGATGGAGCCGCAGGCCGGGGTGCTGATGGCGGAGTGCCGGGACAAGAACATGATCGACAAGGACGAGTACCCGCGCACCGCCGAGTTGGAGCGGCGCTGTGTGGCGATGCTCGCCGATCTGTGGAACGCGCCCGATCCCTCGGTGGCCGTGGGCTGTTCCACCACCGGGTCCAGCGAGGCGTGCATGCTCGCCGGTATGGCGCTCAAACGGCGCTGGGCGCAGCGCAACGCCGACCGGTACCCCGGCGCGCGCCCCAACCTGGTGATGGGCGTCAACGTCCAGGTCTGCTGGGACAAGTTCTGCAACTTCTGGGAAGTGGAGCCCCGCCTGGTCCCGATGGAGGGCGAACGGTTCCATCTGGACCCGCAGGCGGCGGCCGAGCTGTGCGACGAGAACACCATCGGGGTGGTCGGGATCCTGGGCTCCACCTTCGACGGTTCGTACGAGCCGATCGCGGACCTGTGTGCGGCCCTGGACGCCCTCCAGGAGCGCACGGGCCTCGATGTCCCGGTGCACGTCGACGGCGCGTCCGGCGCGATGGTGGCGCCCTTCCTCGACGAGGAGCTGGTGTGGGACTTCCGGCTGCCGAGGGTCAGCTCGATCAACACCTCGGGGCACAAGTACGGGCTCGTCTACCCGGGTGTCGGCTGGGCCCTGTGGCGGGACAAGGAGGCGCTGCCCGAGGAGCTCGTCTTCCGGGTCAACTACCTGGGCGGCGACATGCCGACGTTCGCGCTCAACTTCTCCCGGCCGGGCGCCCAGGTCGTGGCGCAGTACTACTCGTTCCTGCGGCTGGGCCGGGAGGGGTACCGGGCCGTGCAGCAGGCCTCGCGGGACGTGGCCAGGACGGTCGCCGGGGCCGTGGAGAAGCTCGGCGACTTCCGGCTGCTGACCCGGGGCGACCAACTGCCCGTCTTCGCCTTCACGACGGCCCCGGACATCCGGGCGTACGACGTCTTCGACGTGTCCCGGCGGCTGCGCGAGAAGGGCTGGCTGGTCCCGGCGTACACCTTCCCGCCGAACCGGGAGGATCTGTCCGTCCTGAGGGTGGTCTGCCGCAACGGCTTCTCCGAGGACCTCGCCGAGCTGTTCGTCCAGGACCTGACCCAGCTGCTGCCGGAGCTGCGCCGACAGCCGCACCCCCTGACGCAGGACAGGGGGGCGGCCACCGGGTTCCACCACTAG
- a CDS encoding MerR family transcriptional regulator, with translation MSYSVGQVAGFAAVTVRTLHHYDDIGLLVPSERSHAGHRRYSDADLDRLQQVLFYRELGFPLEEVAALLDDPDADPRAHLRRQHELLTARIEKLQKMAAAVEHAMEARKMGINLTPEEKFEVFGDFDPDQYEEEVQERWGDTDAYRQSQQRAASYTKEDWQRIQREADDLNRRFVALMEAGEPADSEAAMDAAEEHRQGIARNHYDCGHEMHACLGQMYVADERFTRNIDQAKPGLAVYLRDAILANAARHSS, from the coding sequence GTGAGCTACTCCGTGGGACAGGTCGCCGGCTTCGCCGCAGTGACGGTGCGCACGCTGCACCACTACGACGACATCGGCCTGCTCGTGCCCAGCGAGCGCAGCCACGCGGGCCACCGGCGCTACAGCGACGCCGACCTCGACCGGCTGCAGCAGGTCCTGTTCTACCGCGAGCTCGGTTTCCCGCTCGAGGAGGTCGCCGCCCTGCTCGACGACCCGGACGCGGACCCGCGCGCGCACCTGCGCCGGCAGCACGAGCTGCTGACCGCCCGGATCGAGAAGCTGCAGAAGATGGCGGCGGCCGTGGAGCACGCCATGGAGGCACGCAAGATGGGCATCAATCTCACGCCGGAGGAGAAGTTCGAGGTGTTCGGGGACTTCGACCCGGACCAGTACGAGGAGGAGGTGCAGGAGCGCTGGGGCGACACCGACGCCTATCGGCAGTCACAGCAACGCGCCGCCTCGTACACCAAGGAGGACTGGCAGCGGATCCAGCGCGAGGCCGACGACCTCAACCGCCGCTTCGTCGCGCTCATGGAGGCCGGTGAGCCGGCCGACTCCGAGGCGGCCATGGACGCCGCCGAGGAGCACCGCCAGGGGATCGCCCGCAACCACTACGACTGCGGGCACGAGATGCACGCCTGCCTCGGCCAGATGTACGTCGCCGACGAGCGGTTCACCCGGAACATCGACCAGGCCAAGCCGGGCCTCGCGGTCTACCTGAGGGACGCGATCCTCGCCAACGCCGCCCGGCACTCCTCTTGA
- a CDS encoding DedA family protein produces the protein MTTLALGPEWLSPDYLIETFSLPGILLIVFAESGLFAFLPGDSLLFTAGLFVAEGNYISQPLWLVCTLIVLAAVIGDQVGYMIGKFFGPKLFNRPNSKLFKQENLEKAHEFMEKYGPKAIVLARFVPIVRTFAPIVAGAGRMQYRTFLTYNVIGGIAWGTGVTLAGYWLGQIGFINKNVEAILVLIVFVSVVPIIIEYLRERAKKKRAAAQAPAAPAQQAPMMDDATTQLRRIPSEDQPQQYGNQGQQQYGYDQQYYGQQQPQQPEQQPYAQQYPHGYGQQQPYGGQQNQQYPPNQGY, from the coding sequence GTGACCACGCTTGCGCTCGGCCCCGAGTGGCTCAGCCCGGACTATCTGATCGAGACCTTCAGCCTCCCCGGCATCCTGCTGATCGTCTTCGCCGAGTCCGGCCTCTTCGCGTTCCTGCCCGGGGACTCCCTGCTGTTCACGGCGGGCCTCTTCGTTGCCGAGGGGAACTACATCAGCCAGCCGCTGTGGCTGGTGTGCACCCTGATCGTGCTGGCCGCCGTCATCGGCGACCAGGTGGGGTACATGATCGGCAAGTTCTTCGGCCCGAAGCTCTTCAACCGGCCCAACTCCAAGCTCTTCAAACAGGAGAACCTGGAGAAGGCCCACGAGTTCATGGAGAAGTACGGCCCGAAGGCGATCGTCCTCGCCCGCTTCGTGCCGATCGTGCGCACCTTCGCCCCGATCGTGGCGGGCGCCGGCCGTATGCAGTACCGCACGTTCCTCACGTACAACGTCATCGGCGGTATCGCCTGGGGCACCGGCGTCACCCTGGCGGGCTACTGGCTCGGCCAGATCGGCTTCATCAACAAGAACGTCGAAGCGATCCTCGTCCTGATCGTGTTCGTCTCCGTGGTCCCGATCATCATCGAGTACCTGCGGGAGCGCGCCAAGAAGAAGCGCGCGGCGGCCCAGGCCCCGGCGGCCCCGGCCCAGCAGGCCCCGATGATGGACGACGCGACGACCCAGCTCCGCCGCATCCCCTCCGAGGACCAGCCCCAGCAGTACGGCAACCAGGGCCAGCAGCAGTACGGCTACGACCAGCAGTACTACGGCCAGCAGCAGCCGCAGCAGCCCGAACAGCAGCCGTACGCCCAGCAGTACCCCCATGGCTACGGCCAGCAGCAGCCGTACGGCGGTCAGCAGAACCAGCAGTACCCGCCGAACCAGGGTTACTGA